The proteins below are encoded in one region of Xenopus laevis strain J_2021 chromosome 8L, Xenopus_laevis_v10.1, whole genome shotgun sequence:
- the LOC108704510 gene encoding uncharacterized protein LOC108704510 isoform X1, with the protein MGPVIQNAWNLEFSGSLYFSTHFTQHKKIMEGFPSVFYSEPAVLGLLANAVSAFLVCMQNFFFFNTSIVPTGVDNILAGVHLILIGGIAQLVAGFLSFRKYDHLSGTSFIAFSALWSSYGATRIVVGRDAIMPLTSNASSVATLPVNESAVAGLVAYICIAFILSFCSATVNYIMPFVFGAITLTLIFEAVGLFGHWALVVSGVIELIIVLCGLYGAAALLLKGITQRYVLPGFGNALFNVLLLGSANRSSSNTAGEEKKKNTKYAEPMALGYLCDTISPFIMAFYSFGYIQSFYVGAIWVSINVLSQLCSSYYSYLRDDVYHATKFAFHGTFWLVKAWEEFILTVALTSGTGAKSREALVGDWFFLAAACLFCFMSLNKDLLELTHNISFALMMVSTIQQIPSRGGYIFFGVTCSIFTAVSLYTTFATLVNSIAEKVLIPIGNIVMSSAKFQDILALGRRCLGKDLSKIENSSSRASDPLFYLCNGLASLAAIQNTLMDPTQAYLSIPWVLIPGAIMQLYVCRIDVQGGRRFGSVLPFCYTAVWATWVWLRFAGPSLGITANSDGGFTAGAIAFLIINIFLIALAAQANFVQFLVTLVMEVVIVCFLLFTLERLPLPLEIAVLSVFSILCLYGFLASFANSLFNKELILMGPAIFKKEEPKKMEEGVSSCILPQSHRTSSLRTIANMLDNGGVCGIPTDTVYALAASCKHPEAINRIYSIKERPSEKPICICISNLDQLRVINPPFSPLLWNFMDLVYPGGISCIVQKGEWLKKLGVGPAYETVGTNDSIMIRVPDHTVTAHLTDMTGPLAITSANPSGESDSTHHDMVITRLSDKLDAVLCDGYSNELVGSTVVNCTKIDEGIVKILREGCVPTTKIMQLFERAKNTQGVL; encoded by the exons atgggacctgttatccagaatgcttggaacctggagttttctggatctttgt ATTTCTCTACACATTTTACTCAACACAAGAAGATTATGGAGGGGTTCCCTTCAGTGTTTTATAGTGAACCTGCTGTTCTTGGGCTCCTGGCGAATGCCGTCAGTGCCTTCCTGGTCTGCATGCAAAACTTCTTCTTTTTCAACACGTCTATAGTTCCTACTGGAGTGGACAACATTCTTGCAG GAGTACATCTGATCCTGATTGGTGGCATAGCACAGCTTGTAGCCGGATTTCTGTCCTTTCGAAAGTATGACCATCTTAGTGGCACTTCCTTCATTGCATTCTCAGCATTGTGGAGCAGCTATGGTGCCACCCGCATTGTAGTTGGAAGAGATGCCATTATGCCACTCACCAGTAATGCATCAAGTGTTGCTACGCTTCCTGTCAATGAGAGCGCAGTAGCAGGGCTGGTCGCATATATTTGTATTGCATTCATCCTATCTTTCTGCTCTGCCACAGTCAATTATATTATGCCCTTTGTATTTGGTGCAATCACCCTAACACTGATATTTGAGgctgtggggctgtttgggcactGGGCACTAGTAGTATCGGGAGTCATTGAGTTAATTATAGTTTTGTGTGGACTGTATGGAGCTGCAGCTCTTCTGCTGAAGGGAATCACTCAGAGATATGTCCTACCAGGCTTTGGTAATGCTCTCTTCAACGTCCTTCTCCTAGGATCAGCAAACCGTAGTTCATCTAACACAGcaggagaagagaagaagaaaaatacaaagtATGCTGAGCCCATGGCTCTAGGTTACCTGTGTGACACCATATCACCCTTCATTATGGCATTCTATAGCTTTGGGTATATTCAGTCATTTTATGTGGGTGCCATATGGGTCAGCATTAATGTGCTCTCACAGCTGTGCTCCAGTTATTACAGCTATCTCCGAGACGATGTTTACCATGCCACAAAATTTGCATTCCATGGGACATTCTGGCTGGTCAAAGCCTGGGAAGAATTTATCTTAACAGTAGCACTGACGTCAGGAACTGGAGCCAAGAGTAGAGAAGCTTTGGTTGGTGACTGGTTCTTTCTGGCAGCTGCTTGTTTATTCTGCTTCATGTCTTTAAATAAAGATCTGCTCGAATTAACCCACAATATTTCATTTGCCTTGATGATGGTGTCCACCATACAGCAGATACCAAGCCGTGGTGGATATATATTCTTTGGGGTTACCTGCAGCATATTTACAGCAGTTTCCCTCTACACCACTTTTGCCACTCTGGTTAATTCAATAGCAGAGAAAGTCCTCATCCCAATTGGCAACATAGTCATGTCAAGTGCAAAATTTCAGGACATTTTGGCTCTGGGCAGGCGTTGTCTGGGAAAAGACTTAAGCAAAATTGAAAATTCTTCCTCCCGAGCTTCTGATCCTCTGTTCTACCTTTGCAATGGCCTGGCATCCCTTGCAGCCATTCAGAACACCTTAATGGATCCTACCCAGGCCTACCTCTCAATTCCTTGGGTTCTGATACCTGGTGCCATAATGCAGCTGTATGTCTGCAGAATTGATGTCCAAGGAGGTAGAAGATTCGGCTCGGTCCTGCCTTTCTGCTACACCGCTGTATGGGCGACTTGGGTCTGGCTGCGTTTTGCag GACCTTCCCTTGGGATCACAGCAAATAGTGATGGAGGATTCACAGCTGGTGCCATTGCTTTCCTCATAATCAACATATTCCTGATTGCTCTAG CTGCTCAGGCCAACTTTGTCCAGTTCCTCGTCACACTCGTTATGGAGGTGGTAATTGTCTGTTTCCTTCTCTTTACCTTGGAAAGACTTCCACTTCCACTTGAGA TTGCTGTGCTTTCAGTCTTCAGTATCCTCTGCCTTTACGGTTTTCTGGCTTCTTTTGCCAACAGCCTGTTCAACAAAGAGCTCATATTGATGGGACCTGCTATCTTTAAG AAGGAAGAGCCAAAAAAAATGGAGGAAGGTGTAAGCTCTTGTATCTTACCACAGTCCCACCGTACAAGCAGTTTGAGGACAATTGCTAATATGCTCGATAATGGAGGAGTGTGTGGAATTCCCACTGACACTGTCTATGCTCTGGCAGCTTCCTGCAAGCACCCAGAAGCTATCAACAGGATTTACTCCATCAAA GAACGCCCATCAGAAAAGCCAATCTGTATCTGCATTTCCAACCTTGACCAGCTGAGGGTCATCAATCCCCCGTTCAGCCCCTTGCTGTGGAACTTCATGGATCTTGTATACCCTGGAGGCATAAGCTGCATAGTACAGAAAGGAGAATGGCTTAAAAAATTAG GTGTCGGACCTGCCTATGAAACAGTCGGAACTAATGACTCCATCATGATAAGGGTCCCAGACCACACAGTCACCGCTCATCTCACAGACATGACTGGGCCTTTAGCTATCACGTCGGCCAATCCAAGTGGAGAAAGTGATAGCACCCATCATGATATGGTGATAAC GCGACTGAGTGATAAGCTGGATGCAGTTCTATGTGATGGATACTCCAATGAGCTTGTGGGATCCACAGTAGTAAATTGCACCAAAATAGATGAAG GCATCGTAAAAATCCTGCGTGAGGGCTGTGTGCCAACCACTAAGATCATGCAACTATTTGAGAGAGCCAAGAACACTCAAGGGGTTTTGTAG
- the LOC108704510 gene encoding uncharacterized protein LOC108704510 isoform X2: MEGFPSVFYSEPAVLGLLANAVSAFLVCMQNFFFFNTSIVPTGVDNILAGVHLILIGGIAQLVAGFLSFRKYDHLSGTSFIAFSALWSSYGATRIVVGRDAIMPLTSNASSVATLPVNESAVAGLVAYICIAFILSFCSATVNYIMPFVFGAITLTLIFEAVGLFGHWALVVSGVIELIIVLCGLYGAAALLLKGITQRYVLPGFGNALFNVLLLGSANRSSSNTAGEEKKKNTKYAEPMALGYLCDTISPFIMAFYSFGYIQSFYVGAIWVSINVLSQLCSSYYSYLRDDVYHATKFAFHGTFWLVKAWEEFILTVALTSGTGAKSREALVGDWFFLAAACLFCFMSLNKDLLELTHNISFALMMVSTIQQIPSRGGYIFFGVTCSIFTAVSLYTTFATLVNSIAEKVLIPIGNIVMSSAKFQDILALGRRCLGKDLSKIENSSSRASDPLFYLCNGLASLAAIQNTLMDPTQAYLSIPWVLIPGAIMQLYVCRIDVQGGRRFGSVLPFCYTAVWATWVWLRFAGPSLGITANSDGGFTAGAIAFLIINIFLIALAAQANFVQFLVTLVMEVVIVCFLLFTLERLPLPLEIAVLSVFSILCLYGFLASFANSLFNKELILMGPAIFKKEEPKKMEEGVSSCILPQSHRTSSLRTIANMLDNGGVCGIPTDTVYALAASCKHPEAINRIYSIKERPSEKPICICISNLDQLRVINPPFSPLLWNFMDLVYPGGISCIVQKGEWLKKLGVGPAYETVGTNDSIMIRVPDHTVTAHLTDMTGPLAITSANPSGESDSTHHDMVITRLSDKLDAVLCDGYSNELVGSTVVNCTKIDEGIVKILREGCVPTTKIMQLFERAKNTQGVL; encoded by the exons ATGGAGGGGTTCCCTTCAGTGTTTTATAGTGAACCTGCTGTTCTTGGGCTCCTGGCGAATGCCGTCAGTGCCTTCCTGGTCTGCATGCAAAACTTCTTCTTTTTCAACACGTCTATAGTTCCTACTGGAGTGGACAACATTCTTGCAG GAGTACATCTGATCCTGATTGGTGGCATAGCACAGCTTGTAGCCGGATTTCTGTCCTTTCGAAAGTATGACCATCTTAGTGGCACTTCCTTCATTGCATTCTCAGCATTGTGGAGCAGCTATGGTGCCACCCGCATTGTAGTTGGAAGAGATGCCATTATGCCACTCACCAGTAATGCATCAAGTGTTGCTACGCTTCCTGTCAATGAGAGCGCAGTAGCAGGGCTGGTCGCATATATTTGTATTGCATTCATCCTATCTTTCTGCTCTGCCACAGTCAATTATATTATGCCCTTTGTATTTGGTGCAATCACCCTAACACTGATATTTGAGgctgtggggctgtttgggcactGGGCACTAGTAGTATCGGGAGTCATTGAGTTAATTATAGTTTTGTGTGGACTGTATGGAGCTGCAGCTCTTCTGCTGAAGGGAATCACTCAGAGATATGTCCTACCAGGCTTTGGTAATGCTCTCTTCAACGTCCTTCTCCTAGGATCAGCAAACCGTAGTTCATCTAACACAGcaggagaagagaagaagaaaaatacaaagtATGCTGAGCCCATGGCTCTAGGTTACCTGTGTGACACCATATCACCCTTCATTATGGCATTCTATAGCTTTGGGTATATTCAGTCATTTTATGTGGGTGCCATATGGGTCAGCATTAATGTGCTCTCACAGCTGTGCTCCAGTTATTACAGCTATCTCCGAGACGATGTTTACCATGCCACAAAATTTGCATTCCATGGGACATTCTGGCTGGTCAAAGCCTGGGAAGAATTTATCTTAACAGTAGCACTGACGTCAGGAACTGGAGCCAAGAGTAGAGAAGCTTTGGTTGGTGACTGGTTCTTTCTGGCAGCTGCTTGTTTATTCTGCTTCATGTCTTTAAATAAAGATCTGCTCGAATTAACCCACAATATTTCATTTGCCTTGATGATGGTGTCCACCATACAGCAGATACCAAGCCGTGGTGGATATATATTCTTTGGGGTTACCTGCAGCATATTTACAGCAGTTTCCCTCTACACCACTTTTGCCACTCTGGTTAATTCAATAGCAGAGAAAGTCCTCATCCCAATTGGCAACATAGTCATGTCAAGTGCAAAATTTCAGGACATTTTGGCTCTGGGCAGGCGTTGTCTGGGAAAAGACTTAAGCAAAATTGAAAATTCTTCCTCCCGAGCTTCTGATCCTCTGTTCTACCTTTGCAATGGCCTGGCATCCCTTGCAGCCATTCAGAACACCTTAATGGATCCTACCCAGGCCTACCTCTCAATTCCTTGGGTTCTGATACCTGGTGCCATAATGCAGCTGTATGTCTGCAGAATTGATGTCCAAGGAGGTAGAAGATTCGGCTCGGTCCTGCCTTTCTGCTACACCGCTGTATGGGCGACTTGGGTCTGGCTGCGTTTTGCag GACCTTCCCTTGGGATCACAGCAAATAGTGATGGAGGATTCACAGCTGGTGCCATTGCTTTCCTCATAATCAACATATTCCTGATTGCTCTAG CTGCTCAGGCCAACTTTGTCCAGTTCCTCGTCACACTCGTTATGGAGGTGGTAATTGTCTGTTTCCTTCTCTTTACCTTGGAAAGACTTCCACTTCCACTTGAGA TTGCTGTGCTTTCAGTCTTCAGTATCCTCTGCCTTTACGGTTTTCTGGCTTCTTTTGCCAACAGCCTGTTCAACAAAGAGCTCATATTGATGGGACCTGCTATCTTTAAG AAGGAAGAGCCAAAAAAAATGGAGGAAGGTGTAAGCTCTTGTATCTTACCACAGTCCCACCGTACAAGCAGTTTGAGGACAATTGCTAATATGCTCGATAATGGAGGAGTGTGTGGAATTCCCACTGACACTGTCTATGCTCTGGCAGCTTCCTGCAAGCACCCAGAAGCTATCAACAGGATTTACTCCATCAAA GAACGCCCATCAGAAAAGCCAATCTGTATCTGCATTTCCAACCTTGACCAGCTGAGGGTCATCAATCCCCCGTTCAGCCCCTTGCTGTGGAACTTCATGGATCTTGTATACCCTGGAGGCATAAGCTGCATAGTACAGAAAGGAGAATGGCTTAAAAAATTAG GTGTCGGACCTGCCTATGAAACAGTCGGAACTAATGACTCCATCATGATAAGGGTCCCAGACCACACAGTCACCGCTCATCTCACAGACATGACTGGGCCTTTAGCTATCACGTCGGCCAATCCAAGTGGAGAAAGTGATAGCACCCATCATGATATGGTGATAAC GCGACTGAGTGATAAGCTGGATGCAGTTCTATGTGATGGATACTCCAATGAGCTTGTGGGATCCACAGTAGTAAATTGCACCAAAATAGATGAAG GCATCGTAAAAATCCTGCGTGAGGGCTGTGTGCCAACCACTAAGATCATGCAACTATTTGAGAGAGCCAAGAACACTCAAGGGGTTTTGTAG